GCTAGTTCACCTTGGACCGTTGGTAGGTGGAACCTCGTGCTGTTCGTGGCACTGCAAGCTTTGGAGGTACTCCACCCTGCGTAGGTGGACCAGCCTCTCTTTTTCGACTCGTTCTCTCTGTAGCCTGTTCAGGGGGAAGACACGTGGTGGAATATTAGATTAGCGAACAAGACCGGATCGGAATCGTGTGCAGTGTGTGCACCTAAAAGGGAATCGACATGACTAcgtaaaaataaagcaaaactTTAAAGATAAAAAGCCAGAAGAAAGTGTAAACTACGGATCGGAAGGATAGTCTCACCAAGTTAGTCATTTGCTCATCCCATGTACTGATTGTATGCGTTCGAGAGTGACAACAATGATATCAAGTTATTGGTCAAGTCTTTGGCCGGCGTTCCCGGTAGCGGCGGGTCTGGTTCGACCGATACTTACTTGTTTTTCGATTGTCTCATAAACTGCTGTATCTTCCGGGCGGCCTGATTCTGTGTTCGTTGCGAATATGTTCGTCTgttcgaaagagaaaaaaaatgaaacatgaaagaATGTCCTCTGTCGGTGTCCGCGGCACTTACTTCAAGGGACCCGATGGACTTGGTTCCTTCGAGCTGGAACCACTCTGCTGAttgttctgctgttgctgttgaggcgattgttgttgttgctgctgctgctgctgctgctgttcgttgCGATAGTTCTGGTAGTAGGTTTCGATGCACTGCGAGGACGCCTTGTCCTCCTCGCTGCTCGTTTCCGGCTGCTGGGACTGTTGGGCGGTTTGTGATTTCTTGAAGCGTTTGTTCTCACAGTACGACCGGTAGCCGTTCTGGATGATGAGCGCCGCCTGCGTCATCTGCCGGTAGTACGCGTACTGCTTGTAGCGCCGGTAGTAGTTCTGAATGACAACCGCCGCCGTGCGCTCCTTGTCCTGCTCTTCCATACGACTTTTGCGGCCCTTGTACGACCGGTATGCCTTCTGGATACACTTGGCCGCCTCGTAAAGCTCGCGCTGCTCACGATCTGCGCACGAAAATCGTTGCGTAAGTTCGATATTCGACTCTTCGAATCACGGTCCCGTTCTTACCGTTCAGCTTCAGGTTGGAAAAGTCCGCCTCGAAAGGTCGCACGGCGGCACTCGAGGACTGCAGGAACTCGGTGAAGTCCTgcgtggttggtggtgggctCGGCGAGCCGACCGGATGATCCGGGGGTATCGAGTAGCTGGCAGGAGATTGCAACGGGCCGGACGACGCGGGGCTGAGGCTCGAACCGGGTGTCCCAACTTCGTGGTAACTGACGGGTGAAACAAAAAGCGGTGTCAGAGGGTGAGGGTGAAGCCATTGAAGGCCGTGATCTCGCTTACCGATAGTTGTGGTCACTGAACTCGAAGTTAAATTCCTGATCGTACTGTGACGAGGGCAGGGAATCGAGCAGTGGCTCCATAAACGTGTCAGAAAGTATGCCCATTCCGGACGTATCCTCGTTCAAGGATTCGGGCAGCGGACTGCCAAGGTACATGGTTTCTTCAGACTCATTCTGCGAAAAGAAGCGTTTCAAAGAACGTTAGCTCAACGTTTGGACGCTTGGAACTCCTTGACCAGTCGAGCTAGCGCACCTTTATGCGTTCGGGCATTGCGGCGATGATTTGCTCCGCGAGCGTGAGCACTTTGGCGTCTGAATCCCCTGTGAAGGAAGGAAAAGCGGtgaatgtaattaaaacatGGAATCGGCCAAAACATACCGTTGCCTGTGTTTAGGTACCAATCCGTTCtaacacacaccgacacatcAATAGTCTACCAGTAAAAGCGTTAGCGAAAGCGTTTAAGAGAGCGTtcgaaaaaggaccaaacagTTAATACTTACCGGGCAGAGTGTGAAAGAAAAGACTGACTCTAGTTCTAGGCTCCAACAGTGAGTAAAGTAAACATTCGATCAACGATCGGGCGAATGGTTTAGGAAAATGGTCGCCGCTCATACGATGCTCCCACAAAGATCGTGAATTGCGCCAGTGTTCGATTTTTTAACGTTTTAGTGTTCTCGTGTTGTATATTTATCGGGACATACTAACGGTTGAAGATAAACTAGCACACGGATTCGCTCAAACGTATTTACAGTTTTGGGATttggaaaacagaaactaGGAGACTAGTCTCCGGAAAGGTCTAGAAAATACGAAACTCATCTAAGGTAACATAATATTTATACATCACAAAATCAGTAAAGCAGTagagaaattaaacaaacaaaaattgaatgaacaAAACACATTGGTCACATcgaaaaaacagtgaaaacaaATACCAAACACATCACTCAAAGATAAAGAAACACATAGTGAACAACGAAACAGTACAAAAAAGgggttaaaaagaaaacatcacacggacacaagcacacacgaacagacagacagacagacagaatAAGAACgtaacagaaacaaaacagaaacagtatagcaaacggaaaagggaaaaaggacCACGGTAAGAGCCACGCAAGGAAAAGTGGGAGCCACTAGAGGCGACAACGCAATCGTAACACGGGACACAACCAACTAAACCACCACCAGAACCAGTGAGAGACTGACCTACTGCGCTCCCGACCGccccaacgccaccaccggtgccctggccctggctcATATCCATGCCATCCGGGTGCGGCCGGTGGCACTCGTCCTCCTGCAGCGTGTCCACGTCCTCCCGCATGGGGCTGGATTCCTTCGCCGAGACCTCACCTGTGCCCGGGGCCCAGTCGACGACGGGCCAGTTCGTGAACGgaacgtgcgtgcgtgcgtgcgtgcgtagcGCAACGCGTTCCGGATGGCGGATTGCAAATCAAGCGGTAAAACCGAACGGTTGAAAGTAGAAAAGGGAAACAGAAACGTAGAACCAATAAACGAAACCCGGCCGGGGGGTCCCGACGCAATAAACGGAATGGCGCGAATGAGTGAGTGAGTAACAGGTGAGAGTGAGTGCAGCAAGTTTTGTTTAGTAGACTTGGCACGTCCAttcccacccagccacccgaTTGACTTCTCGCTGACCGAAGGAACGTGGCCACGGTTCGCCGGACTTACTCGCTCAATCGGGTACTTCTTGCTTCGAACCGTTTGGTAAGGaaagaatgtaaaaataaCGTCTACTATACGCTAGGTGGTGTGTAAATGGAACGATAAAAATCTTGAAGCGGTtgcgatctctctctctctttctctctattttgttgctgtgcgTGAGATGGGTGATCAGAGTTCCGATCATTCGGCATCTCAGGCACACGCTAGCAACGACTAACTTCCAAAAGGCAACTCAAAGACAGCATTCGATCATactaaatgtaacaaaacGCTGATGTGTGTTTAAGTGTTCGGTAGTGGTAGAAGGTAGAGTGGTGAACACGGTGCGTGATGGATGGCTCTCGGAACCGCGGCCGTGAGCTGCGTGAGCTAGGATCAGAGTGTGTGGAACTAATGCGGTACTTGACAACAGGCGGCCCGGACGTCAGGTCCGCTCTGTAGCTCGAGAGCTATAAAGGAAGGAAGGTAGTGGAAGAGGGACGCCAGACAGGAGACGCGAACTTACAGAGGGCAAAGTCCATCTTGCGCAGTGGCGACAGCAGCGAAGCGTTGCTGGAGATCTGCGACGGTGACTCGGTCGTGCGCTCGCCAAGGGACAACGAGAAGCTGTCCGACTCGCGCTCCGATCCGGTCGCCGTGCCCAGGGTCTTGCCGCCCGCTCCACCAGCCCCCAAGCCGAACCCGGACACGGCCGATCCGAGCGGCAGCGACATGCTGCGGTCCATCCGGTTCGAGCGCTGCGCATCGCGAAACGCTTTACCCGAGCGTCCGAGTCCTCCGGAGCGGCTGTCCATGTTGATGCCACTGTCGATCGAGGATCGCTTCGAGAGCCGCGCACCAGGAGGGCTTTGGCTGCGGGGTGGGGGAAAACAAGTGGTCTATTAAAACCCGGACTCGGAGTAGCCGAACGGAGTTCCCCTGTACCTGGAGTAAACGGCACCGGGGCGTAGGAACACTCCGTCGTGGCTGCGATTGCTGTCGGAGTTCGGGGACAGCGCGTTCGAGAGCATCGGGTTGGAGTTGGTGTTCTCGAGCCCGTAGTGGAACCCGCCCGCCTGGGAACCCCCGGTTCCCGGCTGGGAACCGTTCGACGAACACGAACCCTTCATGTCGCTGTACGGCGATAGGTTGTTTGGGGACAGCGAGGGGTTGAAGGCCGCCACGAGACCAAAGTTGTCGTTGCTGCAGCTAtcgctgccaccaccgtgcAGTCCGTCACCGTAGCTGAAGATTTGGTTCAGGTTCAGGAAGTTATGCATCGAGCCGTCCTGCAGCGTGGAGCCGGCGATGGTGTGCTGGTGCACGTTGTTGTTACTGTCCGGAGTCTTCCGGCTCCCTGGATCGCTGCTCGCTTCTCcggtgctgctactgctgctggcacttCCTTCGCTCAGTTTGCCCAACAGATCGACCCCGGCGAATGGTCCCGCTTTGGAGCCGTCctgggccgacgacgagcacgaCGACTGTGACTGTGGGGACGCGGACGGTGACGAGGCGTTCGATGAGTGACTCGAACCGGGGAGCGGCGGGGCGTCGGAAGACGCAGACGTCTTGCCGGGGGTCCCCGCCGACGTGGACGTAATGGAGGCGAGCGTGGGAATGGAGGAGCTCGTCGGGGTGCGCTGTTGTAgctgcttccgttccgtctccTGGCGCTCGAGCTCTCGGGCAAGCTGGACGTGGCCACAGTCACGGGCCACCTCGACCGGGCTCTTCTGGGCGTTGGTGCGCACGTTGAGCGCATTCTGGTTCCACTTGTACAGTATGATGGCCGTCTCCGTGTGGCCCCGGGCACAGGCCAGTGTCTGGAGGACGAACGAACGCGTTAGCCGTGGTTGAGGGTGACCCCGCACCAGAGGCCGTACTTACCAGTGGCGTGTGGCCATCCTTGTCCTGACTCAGCGCATCGATCTCCGCTTCCAGGATCACGTTGGAGTTCTCCGCCTTCCAGGTGAGCATCGTACGTACAAGCTTCGCGTAGCCAAGCGCTGCGGCCAGGTGCAGGAGCGTCATCCCGCGGTGCTTGTCGATGAACGGGCTCGGCGTTACCGAGCGCCACATCTTCGAGGTCAACGTTTCGCAGTAGCTCACCAGCCGATCTTCGAAGTTGTGCTGCTTGTACATCAGGGTATCTTCGGGCTACGGTGGACACAAATTAAAACCACGTTAAAACGTTGTCTAGCCTTTGGAACTTTGTACTACTAGAAACGCTCCCAACGGACAGCCGCAAAAGCAGTCCTTCCGAAGGTATAatattaggtgtttgaattaattccttccgttttacaatagatggcattacttactaaatataacacatattttttatgaaatatgtgtttgatagcttATATCATTGCGCATCTAATGCGGTATAGACTGTTTGTTCAAAGTGTTAACAACACCTGTTTTGAGCATTTcaacatgtcaagttttgttcctgataaagcgtttttgcagggagtactttttcattattGCTTGCACGGTACGAAAAAGGgtttcttgtaccgaatcgtcaccatggcgatgaaaaggggagttattatgagaatcctaaacccaaaaagccctggatacagcttggtgaaccatgtccatcgcaaccaaagcgaaattttcactttgcaacggttatgatgtgcaCATGGTgagatatgaaaggtgtggtgtactttgagctttcgAAACTCGATGAAATTATAGAAGGACaataccatcaacaacaattaatgcatttgaagcaatgaGGGGATCGTTGATAAGaagataagaagttccatGATAATGATAAGAAGAAGATAAGATAATGATAAGAAGTTCCATCGACACAGAATCGAGcaactacctaaaagatggcagaatGTAGTAAGTAAAAAcggcaagaattaattcaaacacctaacAAAACGGAACTCACCAACTCGCCCGGCTCCACCTTGATCTGCAGCTTCTCGTCGATCGACTCGAGCCGGTTCAGCAGGTTGAACCGGTACAGCAtgtcgttgccgttgccctCGCACTTCGTCTCGAACTTGGGCGGCGATTTGTACTCGAAGTTGACCGCGTTGGATATCACAAAGCCATCGCAGGCGACCTGCAGCGTCACGATGCCGACCTCGTGCGCGGGACAGTAGCACCGCAGCACCCCGTCCTGCACCAGGGTCGTCGGCACCGGGAACGAGTCGAATAATACTGTGTAGGCGGAACTGGCGCTCCACGGCCCCGTCACCAGCACCTTGATGCCACCCTCCGGGTACGCCCACTCCGGGCTGAAGTCACTGATCGTGGACCCGCCCGGATGCGGCCCACCACTCCCGTTGCCCAGCTTGAACTGGTTCATCGGATcacgcccggtccggccactGGCTCCGTCCTCCTGCGGTGTGCCCTGCTCGTCCGAGGTCGTGGCCCCGTCGCGCAAGAACTCACTCTTGGcgtccagctccagctcgggGAACTCAACCAGCATGTCGAACGCGTCCAGGTTGACAAACACATCGTCATCGACCGTGCCATGGTTGTCGCCGCAGGTCTCGATGAAGTCCATCGGATTGATCTCCCCGTTCATGGCGTCATCGGTTGGGGTGGCCGCGTCGTGGCCGGCCACATGCCCACCGAGCGGCATGTTGGCGCTGAGCGTCTTCTGGATGTCCTCCTGCGATAGGTCGAGGGTTTCGTTGAAGAACGGCAGATTGTCGTGGTGGGCCGGCGTCGTCCCGGTTGCCTCCATGCCTCGTGCCGGGCTACCGACTGTCGAGGTGTGGTCCTGGCCAAAGCCGAAGATGCTCTCGAACGACTGCTTGTCGGAGCACGCGGAACTGGACGAGGTGGCTCCAGTGGCACAGGACGACGCGTTCGAGGGTCGGTGAGACACCGGCGGTGACGAGGACGCATCCATCATCTCCTGTTTGGCGATCGATTCCGTTTTCACCGACTGCTCCGAAGGGTCCTTGTCGTGCGGTTTCTGATGCTGCGGCTGGCACACGtacgactgctgctggccattcAGTATCAACAGACTACCGCCGGTGCCGAGGTTCTAGAAAATCCCGATTCGAAGATATCAGTAAGTTATTTTAGAGACCCCAGAAATGAGTTGTTGGACAACCAGGTCCAAGAGAGTGAAACCGGATTGTGTAAACAGATAGCTATCGCTCTGTAGATGTTAGACCAAGTCGACTTTTATGGctgaaaataacgttttaCGCGGATCATTGGATTTTATTGGATCGTATCAACTACTTGTTGAAGCTCACGGAGATCATGAtcttggaagatcgcagtgctttgagtggtttcaaaatcaaaacatgacGATTTTGActtcacacacaaaaagcgtCGCAGAACTCCGAAAAAATCGAGGACACTGAACTACAAAAAcatttttggacgaaaatgacacgcaaTCGAAACCACATCCCTACGCTTGAAAGCCCTGGGACAGAtccagaaaattggaaaataggtgccacatgaactgaacgaaagatGGCAAGAAAACTGAAAAGCCCAATTTGAACTTCTGCTCGCCAGGTCcaaaaggaagtcatttcttTATCGTGATTGTGACTGGCTACGAATCCTAAACGTAAAAGATCTCATGTAAATCCTGGAGAATCGTGAACATTTATGGACAAATACAATGCCATATGTTTGGTGGGATCAAGAGGGCTTGATCTACTATGAGCTACCCAAACCGGGTTGATATTCAACGCTGCCAACATCAACAGGGgtgaaaaacggccacaatgTCGTGAGAGGATTTGACGAATAAATTT
The nucleotide sequence above comes from Anopheles bellator chromosome 1, idAnoBellAS_SP24_06.2, whole genome shotgun sequence. Encoded proteins:
- the LOC131205638 gene encoding uncharacterized protein LOC131205638 → MTSQAVYCLSLQIRPTAEEGNAVSATNGGTEGQLQVVSGGVKSSATAVVASSAAGIVTTAPTMVTAGGALISGLEKSGVTISAEASRALHSHAIQLQQSHVTGPAGGTVTVASHPHAPQQHSNIILVRGSRSENGQIILQNTHELLSLLGDEDKPIFLQHQRLTAGGGHSHHGTTLSKAVTAKTLSDATGGAGSTILFQPAIKSGSTIDGASTILLQDALKKATGGATLDVSGATQATGSATGSATGPIFLQQRLSKNGTEGPILLRTLKRLDKSQSILVIRNATTTGGTVGAATATAVTAATAGLSVSTPGGATLAKVKPISTPTTTVVTVTAAPVGTGSGGAMEPAGVKARIGPAEADAKEKKDTPATGTSATTTTTTTVKVVHKSNSTPLGTDGEPIKLPDNLESLPRADHFPTQRHRWNTNEEIAAILISFDKHSEWQSKEVKTRPKSGSMLLYSRKKVRYRRDGYCWKKRKDGKTTREDHMKLKVQGTECIYGCYVHSAILPTFHRRCYWLLQNPDIVLVHYLNVPYPDDNKMAVITPNLALWGDKKEWTKEELVSQLKPMFFPTVFSEDEPDAANEIEISTAETVETIVSQLMEKQRMARQSALVKQLECGCPDANCADGKSCSHPMRRISAAKSVQELQQQQAGKRGTDGHVGGTAPNVLIGTRMYPRWLDNRRMATGRIDQQQQQQQQQHSQHNTILDPNGARAITPKALDTSMHFQVIPTSSQSQNSIRAGNQGSAVGHLGGGNPSAQLTSVVGSHLTNGIGATQANHLAGHRSAMILASNQHQQPQQHQHHPQHHHPQQAQQQHSHPHHGHPQQQQQQQQPPQLSLTMNGASNTSSANQLAALGHSSQVPSAAMNGSASAGGTSERAVNPGPVSQADPKSTQNPTSNGSTDSHIPPAPNRSPNQARQEGPGGRDGGGGGPNAGAAGNGQQSGNGGLHHNRMTVTASGSPVVTSTPPLVLSLSQNLGTGGSLLILNGQQQSYVCQPQHQKPHDKDPSEQSVKTESIAKQEMMDASSSPPVSHRPSNASSCATGATSSSSACSDKQSFESIFGFGQDHTSTVGSPARGMEATGTTPAHHDNLPFFNETLDLSQEDIQKTLSANMPLGGHVAGHDAATPTDDAMNGEINPMDFIETCGDNHGTVDDDVFVNLDAFDMLVEFPELELDAKSEFLRDGATTSDEQGTPQEDGASGRTGRDPMNQFKLGNGSGGPHPGGSTISDFSPEWAYPEGGIKVLVTGPWSASSAYTVLFDSFPVPTTLVQDGVLRCYCPAHEVGIVTLQVACDGFVISNAVNFEYKSPPKFETKCEGNGNDMLYRFNLLNRLESIDEKLQIKVEPGELPEDTLMYKQHNFEDRLVSYCETLTSKMWRSVTPSPFIDKHRGMTLLHLAAALGYAKLVRTMLTWKAENSNVILEAEIDALSQDKDGHTPLTLACARGHTETAIILYKWNQNALNVRTNAQKSPVEVARDCGHVQLARELERQETERKQLQQRTPTSSSIPTLASITSTSAGTPGKTSASSDAPPLPGSSHSSNASSPSASPQSQSSCSSSAQDGSKAGPFAGVDLLGKLSEGSASSSSSTGEASSDPGSRKTPDSNNNVHQHTIAGSTLQDGSMHNFLNLNQIFSYGDGLHGGGSDSCSNDNFGLVAAFNPSLSPNNLSPYSDMKGSCSSNGSQPGTGGSQAGGFHYGLENTNSNPMLSNALSPNSDSNRSHDGVFLRPGAVYSSQSPPGARLSKRSSIDSGINMDSRSGGLGRSGKAFRDAQRSNRMDRSMSLPLGSAVSGFGLGAGGAGGKTLGTATGSERESDSFSLSLGERTTESPSQISSNASLLSPLRKMDFALCEVSAKESSPMREDVDTLQEDECHRPHPDGMDMSQGQGTGGGVGAVGSAVGDSDAKVLTLAEQIIAAMPERIKNESEETMYLGSPLPESLNEDTSGMGILSDTFMEPLLDSLPSSQYDQEFNFEFSDHNYRYHEVGTPGSSLSPASSGPLQSPASYSIPPDHPVGSPSPPPTTQDFTEFLQSSSAAVRPFEADFSNLKLNDREQRELYEAAKCIQKAYRSYKGRKSRMEEQDKERTAAVVIQNYYRRYKQYAYYRQMTQAALIIQNGYRSYCENKRFKKSQTAQQSQQPETSSEEDKASSQCIETYYQNYRNEQQQQQQQQQQQSPQQQQQNNQQSGSSSKEPSPSGPLKRTYSQRTQNQAARKIQQFMRQSKNNTWDEQMTNLATERTSRKREAGPPTQGGVPPKLAVPRTARGSTYQRSKVN